One genomic segment of Garra rufa chromosome 13, GarRuf1.0, whole genome shotgun sequence includes these proteins:
- the LOC141283199 gene encoding solute carrier family 22 member 6-A, producing MNFDEVLDRIGGFGRFQKTLYVWICLPQIFLAFHMLVSVFTGAVPPHLCRSAWPTGDGGGPRLGFNFSIAPGESCMSFQDSPLSQLNHSPPITEHSSASNGCTGGWEFSKEVFLSTIVTEWDLVCEDATLNNIGSSIYMFGLLVGAVMFGALADKYGRRMIILIGLAVQAIFGVGVAFAPNFYIYVLLRFVVGMTISAVIMNAFVLGTEWTGPKKRMLAGVITDYFFGFGYILLAGVAYLIRDWRKLQLAISAPGFLFLFYVWVLPKSARWLMANNKHEEAVDLIRKAALINGKPLVDDDIELCQSPKNSEKMQDLRKYTVIDLVRTPKMRKQSLILFYLWFVNVLVYYGLSLNISDFGMNIYLTQMIFGLVEMPARTITLFTLNRSRRISQLAFLAVGGLACLLTIFIPDDLSVVRTVLAMVGKFGITASLSIVYIYSAEVFPTVIRQNGIGMGSMCARAGGVIAPIIYLLRNISRHAPMVVFGLCPLIGAALTMFLPETAHKPLPDTIEDVEHTGVSTTAGKSQHALYEECPKQNPDVIL from the exons ATGAATTTTGACGAAGTCCTGGACCGGATTGGAGGGTTTGGACGCTTCCAGAAGACGCTTTATGTGTGGATCTGCCTGCCACAGATCTTCTTGGCCTTTCACATGTTGGTGTCTGTCTTCACTGGGGCCGTACCCCCTCACCTGTGCAGATCCGCCTGGCCAACGGGTGATGGGGGTGGCCCCAGGCTGGGCTTCAACTTCAGCATTGCTCCTGGGGAGTCCTGCATGTCCTTTCAGGATAGTCCTCTGTCCCAGCTTAATCATAGTCCACCAATTACTGAGCACTCGTCCGCCTCTAATGGCTGCACAGGAGGATGGGAATTCAGCAAGGAAGTCTTTCTCAGTACTATTGTCACAGAG TGGGATCTTGTGTGTGAAGATGCCACTTTGAACAACATAGGATCTTCTATCTATATGTTTGGGCTGCTGGTTGGTGCTGTTATGTTTGGTGCCCTTGCTGATAA GTATGGCCGCAGAATGATCATATTAATTGGTTTAGCAGTACAGGCCATCTTTGGAGTGGGGGTAGCTTTCGCCCCAAATTTCTACATATATGTCCTGCTTCGCTTTGTGGTGGGCATGACTATTTCTGCAGTGATAATGAATGCATTTGTGTTGG GCACTGAGTGGACAGGCCCAAAGAAGCGCATGTTGGCAGGTGTCATTACAGACTACTTCTTCGGTTTTGGCTACATTTTGCTTGCAGGTGTGGCCTACCTCATCCGAGACTGGCGCAAGCTGCAGTTGGCCATATCTGCCCCAGGCTTCCTCTTCCTGTTCTACGTCTG GGTGCTTCCTAAATCTGCCCGCTGGTTAATGGCCAATAACAAGCATGAAGAGGCAGTGGATCTGATTCGTAAGGCAGCACTTATTAATGGCAAACCTCTGGTAGACGATGACATTGAGCTCTGTCAG aGCCCTAAAAACTCTGAGAAAATGCAAGACCTGAGGAAGTACACTGTCATCGATTTGGTCCGAACGCCCAAAATGAGGAAACAGTCCCTTATTCTCTTTTACTTGTG GTTTGTAAATGTCCTAGTGTACTATGGGCTTTCACTCAATATTTCAGACTTTGGTATGAATATCTACCTGACACAGATGATCTTTGGTTTGGTGGAGATGCCGGCACGTACCATTACTCTCTTCACCCTAAACCGCTCACGCAGGATATCCCAGTTAGCATTCTTGGCAGTAGGCGGCCTGGCCTGCCTTCTCACCATATTCATTCCAGATG ATCTGTCTGTTGTTCGTACTGTACTTGCCATGGTGGGCAAGTTTGGCATCACCGCATCACTGTCCATTGTGTACATTTACTCAGCAGAGGTCTTCCCAACAGTCATCAG ACAAAATGGCATAGGTATGGGCTCGATGTGTGCACGGGCAGGAGGAGTTATTGCACCCATCATCTACCTCTTGAGAAATATCAGCCGTCACGCCCCCATGGTGGTATTCGGCCTGTGCCCGCTCATAGGTGCTGCCCTTACTATGTTTCTGCCTGAGACAGCCCATAAGCCCCTGCCAGACACTATAGAGGATGTGGAGCACACCGGAGTAAG